One Pseudomonadota bacterium DNA window includes the following coding sequences:
- the rpsG gene encoding 30S ribosomal protein S7, translated as MSRRRVAAKRVVLPDPKYGDDTIAKFINMVMSSGKKSLAEKIVYGALDHLTTKGHSDPLAAFKQALDNIRPRVEVKSRRVGGATYQVPVEVRAKRRNTLAMRWLVDIARKRGEKTMGLRLGLEVADAAENKGAAVKKREDTHRMAEANRAFAHYRW; from the coding sequence ATGTCGAGACGCCGAGTTGCCGCGAAAAGGGTGGTGTTGCCGGACCCCAAGTACGGCGACGACACCATCGCCAAGTTCATCAACATGGTGATGTCTTCGGGCAAGAAATCGCTGGCGGAGAAGATCGTCTACGGGGCGCTCGATCACCTGACGACCAAGGGGCACAGCGATCCCTTGGCGGCGTTCAAGCAGGCCCTGGACAACATCCGCCCGCGGGTCGAGGTCAAGTCGCGGCGCGTGGGCGGCGCCACCTACCAGGTGCCGGTCGAGGTGCGTGCCAAGCGCAGGAACACGCTGGCCATGCGCTGGTTGGTCGATATCGCGCGCAAACGTGGGGAAAAGACCATGGGTCTCAGGCTCGGGCTAGAGGTCGCGGATGCAGCCGAGAACAAGGGTGCCGCTGTGAAAAAGCGTGAAGACACGCACCGTATGGCCGAGGCCAACCGGGCCTTCGCGCATTACCGCTGGTGA
- the rpsL gene encoding 30S ribosomal protein S12: protein MTTINQLVRKPRKRQRDKSAVPALASCPQKRGVCTRVYTTTPKKPNSALRKVARVRLTNGFEVTTYIGGEGHNLQEHSVILIRGGRVKDLPGVRYHTVRGTLDTSGVSDRRQGRSKYGAKRPKS from the coding sequence ATGACGACGATCAATCAACTGGTGAGAAAACCGCGCAAGCGGCAGCGCGACAAGAGCGCGGTGCCCGCTTTGGCCAGCTGTCCTCAGAAGCGCGGGGTGTGTACCCGTGTCTACACCACGACGCCCAAGAAGCCCAACTCGGCCTTACGTAAGGTGGCCAGGGTCCGTCTGACCAACGGCTTCGAGGTCACGACCTATATTGGCGGAGAAGGCCATAACCTCCAGGAGCATTCCGTGATCCTGATCCGTGGCGGTCGCGTCAAGGACCTGCCCGGGGTTCGCTACCATACGGTGCGCGGGACGCTGGACACCTCGGGCGTCTCGGATCGCCGGCAGGGTCGCTCCAAGTACGGGGCCAAGCGGCCCAAGTCCTGA